TATTTTTGAGATTTGGCCGAAAGGGCAAGAGCAGCATGCGCAATTAAATGCAAAATCGGAAGGTAAAGGCCAGTATTATATTAAAGGGGAATTCTCGCAGTTAGGTGATTACTACTTGCTGGCCCATGTGACTACTGCTGAAGGTGTGCATCAAATGAAAACCTTCGAGTTCAGCATCCAATAAGTAGCATAAGGAAAGGATGTTTCGAATGAAAATCATTCAAAAAGCTATTGTCACTGGATTGTTGCTAGTCGGGTTAGCTTTATGGGGCTCTGCCGTATCTGCAAGTAATACGCCTGTGCCCTCAGCTACAGCAGGAAGTGCGCTCCCCTCCTGTCATTACACACCGGAGGATGACGGTAAGCCTATTAAGATTGTGAAAACTTCAGCTGCAGCATCTACTGTAGTTCGTGTAGAGGAAGACTCTATTTCGGAGCTGAAATCTGGAGCTTGGCTTGCAGCTGGTATTGTATCTGTAGTTATCTTAGCTGGTGTCCTATTCATCTGGATTAACAGAAGACGTTCAAATAAGCTGTAGCAAAGAAAAAAGGTCCTGCTCGGTTACGAGGAGGACCCCTGAAGAAGATTTGAAGCTCTAGCTTGCAGATCATCCCACGTAAGTGCACCAAGTACACCGTCTGTAATGATCCCTTGGCTGTCGATGAATATTGTGGAAGGAATAGGGCGAATTTCATATCGTGCCGCAACCTCACCATCGGTATCGAATACGACCGGGAATGTGAAGCCATACTCTTGTGCGAACTGCTGAGCGGATTTAACGCTATCCGTTGCGGTGAGGTTTATCGCTATGATCTGTAGGCGATCACCGTATTCCTTGTTCAGCTTGACGAAGGAGGGAGCTTCATCCTTACATGGACCGCACCACGATGCCCAGAAATTAAGAATGATTGGTTTGCCTCGTAGCTTCTTTAGATCATAGATTTTTCCGTCTATATCAGCTAGTGAGAAAGACGGGGCTGTGTAACCAATTTCGGGCCTTTCAGGAATTTCGCCCTCGGATTCCTCAGTTGCTGCTAGCGAAGAATTCGCCGCTTTGCCATGCTTGCCATTCAACTGTTGGAACAGTACAACTCCCGTTAATAGAACAACGGCAGTTAGAATAAGCCAATTACGCCATCTTAGCATCGAATTCCCACTCTCTTTCATTTAAATACCAACAATTCCTATTGGTATAGATTAAATTAACGCGACTGTCACGAGATGTCAATAGAATGGATAAGTAATTTTTTCTCAAAAATGTAATTGACAGTAGCCCTTTATAGCTATATGATAATCTTATTAATCCGATGAGTTTACTGTAAATTGAATAAAAGACCTGTTGACCAGATGACTGGAGACTGATTTCCCCACAAGGGTAACTCGGTCTCTTTTTATTATTACATTAGACAATCAAAGAGGAGCTGAGAGCATTGGGAAAGAAAGAATGGAGATTTGACACCCTTCAGGTGCATGCGGGTCAGCAACCAGATCCAGTTACGGGAGCAAGAGGGGTTCCCATCTATCAAACGACCTCCTTTGTGTTTAAGAACACGGAGCATGCTCGTTCCGTTATTAACTTCGATGAGCCAGGTAATACGTATTCGCGAATTGGTAATCCGACCAATGATGTGTTGGAGCAACGGATAGCAGCATTGGAGGGGGGAGTTGGAGCGCTTGCAGTTGCATCAGGCTCGGCTGCAGTTACTTTCTCTATCTTTAATGTAGCGGGAGCGGGAGACGAGATTGTTTCGGCAAGCACTCTGTATGGCGGAACTTATAATTTGTTCGATGTTACGCTTCCGAAGCTTGGAATTACGACCCGTTTCGTCAATCCAGATGAT
This portion of the Cohnella abietis genome encodes:
- a CDS encoding TlpA family protein disulfide reductase yields the protein MLRWRNWLILTAVVLLTGVVLFQQLNGKHGKAANSSLAATEESEGEIPERPEIGYTAPSFSLADIDGKIYDLKKLRGKPIILNFWASWCGPCKDEAPSFVKLNKEYGDRLQIIAINLTATDSVKSAQQFAQEYGFTFPVVFDTDGEVAARYEIRPIPSTIFIDSQGIITDGVLGALTWDDLQARASNLLQGSSS